The Arachis hypogaea cultivar Tifrunner chromosome 16, arahy.Tifrunner.gnm2.J5K5, whole genome shotgun sequence genome contains a region encoding:
- the LOC112755036 gene encoding uncharacterized protein, translated as MGCTYSVYRKKKSRFPEVVILAPSTRIPVQCDLQRELKGVVPKDLAHKLSSLRNQIALVAEDTGGTAVAELKRALNEYLSLLIGLTKKEHGLEGLIEFKWKNLEDFRQDSSIANVWFEILSAVHLLAMLTLSEADSLMIPKDNSGSGFRVVCSDSKREAVDLLLKASGYLEFCVRNILTWIPAEIKKVLPQDLKDGVLEAIAIQALGQGTEIQLGLAVESQKATLSVKRRLACEQLLYFSQAYHCLTGCELNQGHGKKHLKFIKWKFLESKAAAYYYHGLILDKGNEASNNLSAVSCFLAAQQLLAESKKACLTFCLAAPVTRAPPLWGVMKHLHQKIPDVASRKSQMYAFLLDQQKGVQALPELPEFQLSLRPDDYELPEIDPSWDNTNWGTLGQPLKEHLRDSDDEKENSSTH; from the exons atgggGTGCACTTACTCAGTGTATAGAAAGAAGAAATCAAGGTTCCCTGAAGTTGTGATCTTGGCTCCATCAACAAGAATTCCAGTTCAATGTGATCTTCAAAGGGAACTCAAAGGAGTAGTCCCTAAGGATCTTGCTCATAAATTGTCCTCGCTGAGAAATCAGATAGCATTGGTTGCTGAAGATACTG GTGGAACAGCCGTTGCTGAATTGAAGAGAGCTTTGAATGAATACTTATCTCTTCTGATTGGTCTTACCAAGAAAG AGCATGGCCTTGAGGGACTAATTGAATTCAAGTGGAAAAATCTTGAAGATTTTCGACAA GATAGCAGTATAGCAAATGTCTGGTTTGAGATTCTATCTGCTGTTCATCTTTTGGCTATGCTGACGCTATCCGAAGCCGATTCGCTGATGATTCCGAAAGACAATTCAGGCTCTGGATTCAGGGTTGTATGTTCAG ATAGCAAGAGAGAAGCAGTTGACTTGTTACTCAAGGCATCCGGATACCTCGAGTTCTGCGTCCGGAATATTCTTACTTGGATACCCGCCGAAATCAA GAAAGTTTTGCCCCAGGACTTGAAGGATGGTGTATTGGAGGCTATAGCTATTCAAGCATTAGGCCAG GGAACTGAAATTCAGCTTGGTCTTGCGGTGGAATCTCAGAAGGCAACTTTGTCTGTGAAGAGGAGGTTGGCATGTGAACAATTGCTCTACTTTAGTCAG GCTTATCATTGCTTGACAGGATGTGAACTCAACCAAGGCCATGGAAAGAAGCATCTCAAGTTCATTAAATGGAAATTCCTTGAATCCAAG GCCGCAGCATATTACTACCATGGTCTGATCCTTGACAAGGGTAACGAAGCCAGCAACAACCTCAGCGCCGTTTCTTGTTTTCTTGCGGCACAACAACTTCTGGCGGAAAGCAAGAAGGCTTGCCTAACCTTTTGTCTTGCAGCTCCAGTCACAAG GGCTCCTCCACTCTGGGGTGTTATGAAGCATTTACATCAGAAAATTCCTGATGTTGCATCAAGGAAATCCCAAATGTATGCCTTCCTTTTGGACCAACAGAA GGGTGTTCAAGCATTGCCAGAGTTACCTGAGTTCCAATTGTCATTGCGTCCAGATGACTATGAACTCCCAGAAATTGATCCATCATGGGACAATACAAACTGGGGAACTCTAGGACAGCCATTGAAAGAGCACCTTAGAGATAGTGACGATGAGAAAGAGAATTCATCAACTCATTGA